The following proteins are co-located in the Dromiciops gliroides isolate mDroGli1 chromosome 2, mDroGli1.pri, whole genome shotgun sequence genome:
- the LOC122738566 gene encoding uncharacterized protein LOC122738566 produces the protein MIEKDQNTTWREIKTQLSWTPSFNGSSERNYPIGEGLQGMSRRPFILDCLPLHTHELINFVVQCALPPAAPRSSGAGQDVARRVAAREATCFDCHGTGREDPADTDPPPSHPDRASRLALGPTALESGARGRAGGAGRRSVVRARPRRERACLGYCKQRALALALWLSLALPRPTPSGPPACSRADPSFSRAALAPRLQRTRAAPRRGQGGGDARERRGTGAQEAPSVWEAALAQKTVRLRGSRRSERSGTTRSDVHSSHRLFLCPLLPAPRFCISELDKGAGERQTDLAAEGRSAAAAAERAEAGRGDEFSPARRLPSRRRAEGLPAPAPQDGKKQTDMLHLEIHSQ, from the exons atGATAGAGAAAGACCAGAATACAACCtggagagaaataaagacacagtTGTCCTGGACACCCTCCTTCAATGGAAGTTCTGAGAGGAATTATCCAATCGGGGAGGGGCTGCAG GGCATGAGCCGGAGGCCCTTCATCCTGGATTGTCTTCCTCTTCACACCCACGAGCTTatcaattttgttgttca ATGCGCCCTCCCTCCCGCGGCTCCCCGCAGCTCAGGGGCGGGACAGGACGTAGCACGAAGGGTCGCTGCACGAGAGGCCACTTGCTTTGACTGCCACGGAACTGGCCGCGAGGACCCAGCAGACACcgaccctcctccctcccacccggATCGGGCGTCCCGGCTG GCACTGGGACCCACAGCTTTGGAATCCGGAGCTCGCGGGCGAGCGGGCGGGGCAGGAAGGCGCTCGGTGGTGCGCGCTCGACCCCGCCGTGAGCGCGCGTGTCTCGGGTACTGCAAGCAGAgggctctcgctctcgctctctggCTCTCGCTCGCTCTCCCTCGGCCTACGCCCAGCGGTCCCCCGGCCTGTTCTCGTGCAGACCCCTCCTTTTCTCGTGCTGCTCTCGCTCCGCGACTCCAGCGCACGCGCGCTGCCCCGCGCAGAGGCCAAGGGGGTGGGGACGCCAGGGAGCGCAGGGGCACTGGAGCGCAGGAGGCGCCCTCGGTCTGGGAGGCTGCGTTAGCGCAAAAAACTGTCAGACTCAGGGGGAGCCGGCGCTCGGAGCGGAGCGGCACGACGCGGAGCGACGTGCATTCCTCGCACCGTCTCTTCCTCTGCCCCCTTCTCCCTGCTCCTCGCTTCTGCATCTCGGAGCTGGATAAAGGAGCCGGGGAGCGCCAGACTGACCTTGCTGCAGAGGGGCGgagcgcggcggcggcggcggagcgGGCCGAGGCGGGCCGGGGAGATGAGTTCTCCCCTGCGCGGAGGCTCCCCAGCAGGCGTCGGGCAGAAGGGCTCCCAGCGCCAGCGCCCCAG GATGGGAAGAAACAAACGGATATGCTCCACCTAGAAATCCATTCCCAGTGA